One genomic window of Cydia pomonella isolate Wapato2018A chromosome 6, ilCydPomo1, whole genome shotgun sequence includes the following:
- the LOC133518793 gene encoding carboxylic ester hydrolase-like, whose protein sequence is MIPIIFIGFCLLFGVWGQSAPVTNPSVEIQQGTVIGTLNNGIYEFHGIPFADSTSGSHRFKAPLPAPTFEAPFVANRKGIKCVRALGVGYEGVEDCLVADVYTTTLDSSHKLPVMVWIKGREFDRVYEHELSFKNFLEKDVIIVSLNFRESIFGFLCLGTEVAPGNAGLKDIIAGLHWIQENIENFGGDPDSVTLFGHGSGAAAVDLVSLSPMSEGLIHRVIAQSGSAIAPWAVTRDNLEYAIQVAEALGHTVSDINTLSEVFTKTSVAALTAVINELELYDNSLAFAPCVEKQTLVSSLPFMSRSPYQVLSAGEFLQIPIMTGFVDKEGTIRAEEAIEDNWLEKMDESFEAFLQPDLEFENEDDEKRIADNIKQYYFGNDAIDMDEYFMYHGDTMIKVSAIREAQLRAALSTSPVYLYQFSYKGTLGDPFVGPVEVDGAAHSEELAYLFHETTEGESSQIDLTVSDILIERWTNFAKTGNPISVTSQVTWNPFTSENNNYLHIVNDESQQSSTFEVEMQNPHAVTVAFWNSIYRGHFKDAEGQFDLNERQEPDIIIVDSNENTEDGEENPEGSGENPEGSDENTEGSEENTDSNEDIDAVDTDDKDDGEPDSASTAVAYTFSFIVAFALLNQFHMTKISS, encoded by the exons gcaCCCTTGCCAGCACCTACATTTGAAGCACCTTTCGTCGCCAATCGAAAAGGCATTAAATGCGTTCGAGCGTTAGGTGTCGGCTACGAGGGAGTAGAAGATTGCCTGGTAGCCGACGTTTACACCACAACCCTTGACAGCTCCCACAAACTCCCAGTCATGGTCTGGATCAAAGGCAGAGAGTTCGACAGAGTCTACGAACACGAACTCTCATTTAAAAACTTCCTCGAAAAAGATGTTATAATCGTCTCCTTAAATTTCCGAGAGTCAATATTCGGTTTTCTATGTTTAGGAACGGAAGTTGCGCCTGGTAATGCTGGACTCAAGGACATCATCGCGGGTTTACACTGGATTCAAGAGAACATTGAAAACTTCGGTGGCGACCCTGATTCTGTAACGCTCTTTGGTCATGGAAGTGGTGCCGCTGCCGTTGATTTAGTATCGTTATCTCCTATGTCTGAGGGCTTAATTCACAGAGTGATAGCGCAAAGTGGTTCCGCTATCGCTCCATGGGCAGTTACCAGAGATAACTTGGAATATGCGATACAAGTTGCCGAAGCTCTCGGTCACACAGTCAGTGATATTAACACGCTTTCGGAAGTGTTTACAAAAACTAGCGTAGCAGCATTGACAGCAGTCATAAATGAACTTGAACTCTATGACAATTCATTAGCATTCGCACCTTGTGTGGAAAAACAAACGTTAGTATCTTCTTTACCATTTATGAGTAGATCACCATATCAAGTCTTGTCTGCTGGTGAATTCTTGCAAATACCGATAATGACAGGCTTTGTTGATAAAGAGGGCACTATAAGAGCTGAAGAAGCAATAGAAGATAATTGGCTGGAGAAAATGGATGAATCGTTTGAAGCATTTCTGCAACCTGATTTAGAATTTGAAAACGAAGACGATGAAAAACGTATAGCTGATAATATAAAACAGTATTATTTTGGTAATGATGCTATAGACATGgatgaatattttatgtatcACGGTGATACTATGATAAAAGTATCCGCTATCCGAGAAGCACAGTTACGAGCGGCTTTATCAACatctcctgtatatttatatcaattttctTACAAGGGCACTTTGGGAGATCCATTTGTAGGTCCAGTTGAAGTCGACGGAGCGGCTCATAGTGAAGAACTGGCTTACTTGTTCCATGAAACTACAGAGGGGGAATCCTCTCAAATAGATCTAACAGTAAGCGATATTTTAATTGAGCGGTGGACTAATTTCGCAAAAACTGG AAACCCGATTAGCGTTACTTCCCAAGTAACTTGGAATCCATTTACGTCAGAAAATAACAACTACCTCCACATAGTAAATGATGAAAGCCAGCAGAGTTCTACTTTCGAAGTAGAAATGCAGAACCCTCATGCCGTCACTGTTGCTTTCTGGAATAGTATATATCGAGGACATTTTAAGGATGCCGAGGGTCAGTTCGACCTCAATGAAAGGCAAGAACCTGATATTATCATTGTAGATAGCAATGAAAATACAGAAGACGGTGAAGAAAATCCAGAAGGTAGTGGCGAAAACCCAGAAGGTAGTGACGAAAATACAGAAGGCAGCGAAGAAAATACAGACAGTAATGAAGATATAGATGCTGTTGATACTGACGATAAGGATGACGGTGAACCTGATTCAGCATCTACGGCTGTTGCATACACTTTTTCGTTCATTGTTGCATTCGCGCTGTTGAACCAGTTTCATATGACGAAAATTAGTTCTTGA